From the genome of Aquila chrysaetos chrysaetos chromosome 12, bAquChr1.4, whole genome shotgun sequence, one region includes:
- the GPR52 gene encoding G-protein coupled receptor 52 has product MNQSRWIEWRTLNMSSSVMNISEHLSCPLGFGHYNAVDICILETVVIVLLTFLIIAGNLTVIFVFHCAPLLHHYTTSYFIQTMAYADLFVGVSCLVPTLSLLHYSTGVHESLTCQVFGYIISVLKSVSMACLACISVDRYLAITKPLSYNQLVTPCRLRICIILIWIYSCLIFLPSFFGWGKPGYHGDIFEWCATSWLTNAYFTGFIVCLLYAPAAFVICFTYFHIFKICRQHTKEINDRRARFPSHEVDAAGETGHSPDRRYAMVLFRITSVFYMLWLPYIIYFLLESSRVLENPALSFLTTWLAISNSFCNCVIYSLSNSVFRLGLRRLSETICSSCMCLKDRDVRDPKPRKRANSCSI; this is encoded by the coding sequence ATGAACCAGTCCCGATGGATTGAATGGAGGACTCTGAATATGAGCAGTAGTGTTATGAACATATCTGAGCATCTCTCCTGCCCTCTTGGATTTGGTCACTACAATGCAGTTGACATCTGTATCCTTGAGACGGTTGTTATTGTCTTgctaacatttttaattattgcgGGTAACTTAACTGTgatatttgtttttcactgtgctCCACTTCTGCATCATTATACCACCAGCTATTTTATTCAGACCATGGCCTATGCTGATCTTTTTGTTGGAGTTAGCTGCTTGGTTCCTACTTTGTCACTGCTCCACTACTCGACAGGTGTCCACGAGTCCTTGACTTGTCAAGTTTTTGGATATATCATCTCTGTGCTAAAAAGCGTATCTATGGCATGTCTTGCTTGCATCAGTGTGGATCGCTATCTCGCTATAACAAAGCCTCTCTCCTATAATCAACTGGTCACACCTTGTCGCTTGAGAATCTGCATCATTTTGATCTGGATATACTCTTGTCTGATcttcttgccttccttttttGGTTGGGGAAAACCTGGTTACCATGGAGATATTTTTGAATGGTGTGCTACCTCCTGGCTAACTAATGCCTATTTTACTGGCTTTATCGTGTGCTTACTATACgctcctgctgcctttgtcaTATGTTTCACGTATTTCCACATCTTTAAAATTTGCCGGCAGCACACCAAAGAGATAAATGATCGGAGAGCTCGATTTCCTAGCCATGAAGTGGATGCTGCTGGGGAGACTGGGCACAGCCCTGATCGCCGCTATGCCATGGTTTTGTTTCGGATAACCAGTGTGTTCTACATGCTGTGGCTCCCCTATATCATATACTTTCTGCTGGAGAGCTCTAGGGTGTTGGAAAACCCAGCACTTTCCTTCTTAACAACGTGGCTTGCTATAAGCAATAGTTTCTGCAACTGTGTGATTTATAGCCTCTCCAACAGCGTTTTCAGGCTGGGACTGCGGAGACTGTCAGAGACAATATGTTCATCTTGTATGTGTTTAAAAGACAGGGATGTACGGGACCCTAAACCACGAAAACGGGCTAATTCCTGctccatttaa